In Chryseobacterium camelliae, one DNA window encodes the following:
- a CDS encoding Gfo/Idh/MocA family oxidoreductase yields MQLVKAGLCAFGMSGKVFHAPFLKEHPGFFLAAIVERSKNDSAEKYPDATIYRSVEEMLEQQDIELVIVNTPVQTHFEYAKKALEAGKHIIVEKPFTVNASEAQQLVDLAQEKGLFISVYQNRRFDRDYLQVQKIISEKKLGTIKEAEIRFDRFRKDPSGKEHKENPEQAGSGALHDLGSHLIDQAVQYFGMPDRIFADVFSMKGEAFANDYFELILFYPDRLRVRLKSSVFSKEAHYAYTIHGDRGSFLQERSDDQENELAAGAIPEYGTAWTKPLTQADGILNFINERSETERQLTFSEPGNYMNYYQQIYEYMVFGYALPSQGIEVLQNMKIIDAALESAREGKIVDVVKS; encoded by the coding sequence ATGCAATTGGTAAAAGCAGGCCTTTGTGCCTTTGGAATGAGCGGTAAAGTATTTCATGCTCCTTTTCTTAAAGAGCATCCCGGATTTTTCCTGGCTGCTATTGTGGAGCGAAGCAAAAATGATTCTGCGGAAAAATATCCGGATGCCACCATTTACCGTTCCGTAGAAGAAATGCTGGAGCAGCAGGATATTGAACTTGTGATTGTCAATACTCCTGTACAGACTCATTTTGAATATGCAAAAAAAGCCCTGGAAGCCGGAAAACACATCATTGTTGAAAAGCCTTTTACCGTGAATGCTTCAGAAGCACAGCAATTGGTAGACCTCGCACAAGAAAAAGGACTTTTCATCAGTGTATACCAGAACCGAAGGTTTGACCGTGATTATCTTCAGGTGCAGAAAATCATCAGTGAAAAAAAACTTGGGACTATAAAAGAAGCAGAAATCCGTTTTGACAGGTTCCGTAAGGATCCGAGCGGTAAAGAGCATAAGGAAAATCCCGAACAGGCTGGTTCCGGCGCATTGCACGATTTAGGTTCACACTTAATTGATCAGGCAGTTCAGTATTTTGGAATGCCGGACCGTATTTTTGCCGATGTATTTTCCATGAAAGGGGAGGCCTTCGCCAACGATTATTTTGAACTGATTCTTTTTTATCCGGACAGGCTAAGGGTTCGTTTAAAATCTTCTGTATTCAGTAAAGAAGCGCATTATGCCTACACTATCCACGGTGACAGAGGAAGCTTCCTGCAGGAAAGATCGGACGATCAGGAAAATGAGCTTGCTGCGGGTGCGATTCCGGAGTATGGTACTGCATGGACAAAACCTTTGACACAAGCGGACGGAATATTAAATTTCATCAATGAACGTTCAGAAACTGAAAGGCAACTTACCTTCAGCGAACCCGGCAACTACATGAATTATTACCAGCAGATTTACGAATATATGGTATTCGGATATGCACTGCCGTCACAAGGCATTGAAGTATTGCAGAACATGAAGATTATTGACGCGGCACTGGAGAGTGCGCGGGAAGGGAAGATCGTTGATGTAGTTAAAAGTTAA
- the sucC gene encoding ADP-forming succinate--CoA ligase subunit beta: protein MNLHEYQSKEILSKYGVAIQRGFVANNVDEAVAAAEKLTAETGAQGWVVKAQIHAGGRGKGGGVKFSPNMDKLKENAQNIIGMQLITPQTSAEGKKVNSVLVAEDVYYPGESETKEFYVSILLDRAEGKNTVVYSTEGGMDIEHVAEVTPHLIHKEIIDPALGLQGFQARKIAFNLGLEGNAFKEFTKFITSLYNAYTGIDASLFEINPVLKTSDNKIIAVDAKVTLDDNSLFRHKDLAELRDTREEDPMDVEAGEAGLNFVKLDGNVACMVNGAGLAMATMDIIKLSGGNPANFLDVGGTADAQRVQTAFGIILRDPNVKAILINIFGGIVRCDRVAQGVVDAYKAMGSLPVPLIVRLQGTNAVEAKKLIDESGLPVHSAITLEEAANKVKEVLA, encoded by the coding sequence ATGAATCTTCACGAGTATCAATCAAAAGAGATTTTATCAAAGTATGGAGTAGCGATCCAACGCGGTTTCGTAGCGAATAACGTAGACGAAGCTGTAGCTGCTGCTGAAAAATTGACTGCCGAAACAGGCGCTCAGGGCTGGGTGGTGAAAGCACAGATCCATGCCGGTGGACGCGGTAAAGGCGGTGGTGTAAAGTTTTCCCCGAATATGGACAAGCTGAAGGAAAATGCACAGAACATCATCGGGATGCAGCTGATTACTCCGCAGACTTCTGCTGAAGGTAAAAAAGTGAATTCTGTTTTGGTTGCGGAAGATGTATATTATCCGGGAGAATCTGAAACGAAAGAATTTTACGTTTCCATTCTTTTAGACAGGGCTGAAGGTAAAAATACCGTAGTATATTCTACAGAAGGTGGAATGGACATCGAGCATGTTGCTGAAGTAACTCCTCACCTGATCCACAAAGAAATCATTGATCCTGCTTTGGGCCTTCAGGGATTCCAGGCTAGAAAAATCGCTTTCAACTTAGGACTTGAAGGAAATGCGTTTAAAGAATTTACAAAATTCATTACTTCTTTATACAATGCCTATACCGGAATTGATGCTTCTTTATTTGAAATCAACCCTGTACTGAAGACTTCAGATAACAAGATTATCGCTGTAGATGCTAAAGTAACTCTGGATGACAACTCATTATTCCGTCACAAAGACTTAGCTGAACTAAGAGATACAAGGGAAGAAGATCCAATGGATGTAGAAGCAGGTGAGGCGGGTCTTAACTTCGTGAAACTGGATGGTAACGTTGCCTGTATGGTAAACGGAGCAGGTCTTGCTATGGCTACTATGGATATCATCAAATTATCCGGCGGTAACCCGGCTAACTTCCTGGACGTGGGAGGAACAGCTGATGCTCAGAGAGTACAGACTGCTTTCGGAATTATCTTAAGAGATCCTAACGTAAAAGCAATCCTGATCAACATCTTCGGAGGTATCGTAAGATGTGACAGAGTAGCTCAGGGTGTTGTAGATGCCTACAAAGCAATGGGAAGCCTTCCTGTTCCTTTGATCGTGAGACTTCAGGGAACAAATGCTGTTGAAGCTAAGAAACTGATCGACGAATCAGGCCTGCCGGTGCATTCTGCCATTACCCTGGAGGAAGCTGCCAATAAAGTAAAAGAAGTTTTAGCATAA
- a CDS encoding TetR/AcrR family transcriptional regulator yields the protein MEFQVKFRVNEHLYLKDPETSTVGKSIVKNAIDLIYEIGFEHFTFKKLSQKINSTEATIYRYFSSKHKLLTYILNWYWSYIEFISKQRLLELQDPHRKMEKILEIITHNDETHDHIEDYNLSRLHTIVISESSKSYHVKDVDVINKEMVFNPLKSLCGFIADIISDASPGFAYPRSFASTLLETAHDQQFFSEHLPKLTDNAERKEHQRYVLNYLRHITFNLI from the coding sequence ATGGAATTTCAAGTAAAATTTAGAGTCAACGAACATTTATACCTCAAGGACCCCGAGACCAGTACCGTAGGCAAATCCATTGTTAAAAATGCCATAGACCTGATCTACGAGATCGGTTTTGAGCATTTCACCTTTAAAAAGCTGTCGCAGAAGATCAACTCTACCGAAGCGACTATCTACAGGTACTTCTCATCAAAGCATAAACTGCTTACCTACATCCTGAACTGGTATTGGTCTTACATAGAATTCATTTCCAAGCAAAGGCTGCTGGAACTTCAAGACCCGCACCGGAAAATGGAAAAGATCCTGGAAATTATCACGCATAATGATGAGACGCATGACCACATTGAAGATTATAACCTTTCAAGGCTTCATACCATCGTTATTTCAGAAAGCAGCAAATCCTATCATGTAAAAGATGTGGACGTCATCAACAAGGAGATGGTTTTCAATCCTTTAAAGAGTCTGTGCGGATTTATTGCGGATATCATTTCAGATGCCAGCCCGGGCTTTGCCTATCCGCGTTCTTTTGCCAGTACCCTGCTGGAAACCGCGCACGATCAGCAGTTTTTCAGTGAACATCTGCCTAAACTCACCGATAACGCTGAAAGAAAAGAGCATCAGAGATATGTACTTAACTACCTCAGACATATAACCTTTAACCTTATATAA
- a CDS encoding peroxiredoxin produces the protein MSIKLGDTAPDFQAETSSGPIRFHEFLGDSWGILFSHPADYTPVCTTELGYTSKLKSEFDKRGTKVIALSVDGVEDHQNWIKDINETQETDVQFPIIADKDRKVSELYDFIHPNASATATVRSLLIIDPQKKVRLIITYPASTGRNFDEILRVLDSLQLVDSHKIATPVNWKDGDDVIIPPAVSTEDARVLFPKGVKEIKPYLRYTPQPNT, from the coding sequence ATGTCGATAAAACTAGGAGATACCGCACCCGATTTTCAGGCTGAAACATCATCCGGGCCTATCCGTTTTCATGAATTTTTAGGAGATTCATGGGGAATTCTGTTCTCTCATCCGGCAGATTACACGCCTGTCTGTACTACAGAACTTGGATACACTTCAAAACTGAAATCAGAATTTGATAAGCGTGGAACCAAGGTCATTGCCCTGAGTGTAGATGGAGTAGAAGACCATCAGAACTGGATTAAGGATATTAATGAAACACAGGAGACCGATGTGCAGTTTCCGATTATTGCAGATAAAGACCGGAAAGTCTCTGAACTTTATGACTTCATCCATCCTAATGCATCTGCCACTGCTACCGTACGGTCCCTGCTGATCATCGATCCGCAGAAAAAAGTGAGGCTGATTATCACCTATCCGGCTTCTACAGGAAGAAATTTTGATGAGATTCTCAGGGTGCTGGATTCACTTCAGCTGGTTGATTCGCATAAAATTGCCACACCTGTTAACTGGAAAGATGGGGATGATGTTATCATTCCGCCTGCCGTAAGTACCGAGGATGCCAGAGTACTGTTCCCAAAAGGAGTAAAGGAAATTAAGCCTTATCTGCGATATACTCCTCAACCTAATACCTGA
- a CDS encoding PepSY domain-containing protein, producing MDKIKDTRSFMRITHRYLGYFLAGIMAVYAISGVMLVYRDTDFLKKEKHYDKVVAKNLSEKELGKELKIKNLEVEKTENGVLYFKQGTYNSVTGQAQYDKKELPFVLDKMTKLHKSQSKDSLSLLNTFFGISLFFFVISSFWMFKPKTKAFKRGMIFTIAGLIVSIILLFI from the coding sequence ATGGATAAGATCAAAGATACAAGAAGCTTTATGCGTATTACCCACAGGTATCTGGGTTATTTTCTGGCAGGAATCATGGCCGTATATGCCATCAGCGGTGTCATGCTGGTCTACCGGGATACAGATTTCCTGAAAAAGGAAAAACATTATGATAAGGTTGTTGCTAAAAACCTGTCTGAAAAAGAACTCGGCAAAGAGCTTAAGATAAAAAACCTGGAGGTTGAGAAAACGGAAAACGGCGTTTTGTATTTTAAGCAGGGAACCTATAATTCAGTTACAGGCCAGGCTCAGTATGACAAGAAAGAACTGCCTTTTGTCCTGGATAAAATGACCAAGCTTCACAAATCCCAGTCTAAAGACTCCCTGTCTCTCCTAAACACCTTTTTCGGGATTTCCCTGTTCTTTTTTGTCATCTCCAGTTTCTGGATGTTCAAACCCAAAACAAAAGCTTTCAAGCGCGGTATGATTTTCACCATTGCAGGACTCATTGTTTCAATTATTCTTTTATTTATATAA
- a CDS encoding reprolysin-like metallopeptidase, whose translation MKSKTFIILGLLMAAQGFGQQNYWSKLKDNRISPENLNPRWTNPNTFALYQLDTEHMKAELKKAPQRFSRDESLVIKFPDSEGTIRDYIVQEASVMEPELQAKFPKIRAYTGWQKNHPENTIRFSITPENGMNVMYFDNWDISYLDSYTKDNSTFILYKRKDLPKNDRLFECHVEEGLEALANNDSANKAPLVADGQFRTYRLALSATGEYTAFHGGTVAAAMAAMATTMTRVNGIYEKTISTTMVMIANNNQIVYTNASTDPFTNGSPGAMINENQTNTNSVIGSANYDIGHVFGTNSGGLAGLGVVCLSGNKARGVTGSGAPVGDPFDIDYVAHEMGHQFGANHTFRAATSSCQGNANNSTAYEPGSGSTIMAYAGICGSANNVQNNSDAYFHAASVLEMYAVLQRANDCATKISNGNSVPVADAGADYNIPKGTAFVLTGTGSDPNGDTLTYLWEQYDNTSNTQPPVSTATVGPVYRSLIPTTSPSRYFPMLSSVVANNLVPKWEVTPSVARTLNFSLLVNDNKPTGNQSARDAMVVTVTDDGPFTVTSQTNNSQYDAAVPATVTWNVAGTNAGTINTQNVSILLSKDAGVTFNTVLAANVPNNGSAMVSFPNEDIASARIMVKAVNNIYYALNSSPFSVKKSTLATAETKTKAFSIYPNPSHEEVNIILKNAQKAEYSLFDASGRLVKSGSFKAETKVRVHDLTNGNYVISLVLDNGDKVTDKLIIKK comes from the coding sequence ATGAAAAGCAAGACATTTATTATTTTGGGGTTGCTCATGGCGGCCCAGGGTTTCGGGCAACAGAATTACTGGTCGAAGCTTAAAGACAACCGGATTAGTCCGGAAAATCTGAATCCAAGGTGGACCAACCCCAATACATTTGCCCTCTATCAGTTGGATACGGAGCATATGAAAGCAGAACTGAAAAAAGCACCTCAGCGTTTTTCCAGAGATGAAAGCCTGGTCATTAAATTTCCGGATTCGGAGGGTACTATCAGAGACTACATCGTACAGGAAGCCTCTGTAATGGAACCTGAATTACAGGCTAAATTTCCCAAAATCCGTGCTTATACCGGCTGGCAGAAGAACCATCCTGAAAATACCATCCGTTTCAGCATCACACCGGAAAACGGGATGAACGTTATGTATTTTGATAACTGGGACATCAGCTACCTGGACAGCTATACCAAAGATAATTCAACATTTATCCTCTATAAAAGAAAAGACCTGCCGAAAAATGACCGGCTTTTTGAATGCCATGTTGAAGAAGGACTGGAAGCACTTGCAAATAATGACTCAGCGAATAAAGCACCATTGGTGGCAGACGGACAGTTCAGAACGTACAGGCTTGCCCTGTCGGCAACAGGGGAATATACGGCATTTCATGGCGGAACCGTAGCCGCTGCGATGGCTGCGATGGCTACTACAATGACCAGGGTGAACGGGATTTATGAAAAAACGATTTCTACTACGATGGTCATGATTGCTAACAACAATCAGATTGTATATACCAACGCTTCTACGGATCCGTTTACGAACGGCAGTCCGGGGGCCATGATTAATGAAAATCAGACGAATACAAATTCGGTAATCGGCTCTGCAAATTACGATATCGGGCATGTTTTCGGTACCAACAGCGGAGGGCTGGCCGGGCTGGGCGTCGTATGCCTTTCCGGAAATAAAGCCAGAGGGGTTACCGGTTCGGGAGCACCGGTTGGTGATCCTTTCGATATTGATTATGTGGCACACGAAATGGGCCATCAGTTCGGAGCCAACCATACATTCAGGGCAGCCACTTCTTCGTGCCAGGGTAATGCCAATAATAGTACGGCCTATGAACCGGGAAGCGGAAGTACCATTATGGCGTATGCAGGCATCTGCGGCTCTGCCAATAACGTTCAGAATAACAGCGATGCCTATTTCCATGCGGCAAGCGTTCTTGAAATGTATGCCGTTTTACAGCGGGCTAATGATTGTGCTACTAAAATTTCCAATGGAAATTCCGTTCCTGTTGCAGATGCAGGTGCAGATTACAATATTCCTAAGGGGACGGCTTTTGTGCTGACAGGAACAGGAAGCGATCCCAATGGCGACACACTGACATACCTGTGGGAGCAGTATGATAACACCTCCAATACACAGCCGCCGGTTTCTACAGCTACCGTAGGACCTGTTTATCGTTCACTCATCCCCACAACATCCCCTTCAAGATATTTTCCGATGCTGAGTTCTGTTGTGGCCAATAACCTGGTTCCTAAATGGGAGGTTACGCCAAGTGTAGCCAGAACGCTGAACTTTTCCCTCCTGGTGAATGATAACAAGCCTACCGGAAACCAGTCTGCAAGGGATGCTATGGTCGTAACGGTTACAGATGACGGACCTTTTACAGTGACTTCACAAACCAATAACAGCCAGTATGATGCTGCTGTGCCGGCAACAGTTACCTGGAATGTGGCAGGAACCAATGCAGGAACCATCAATACACAAAATGTAAGCATTCTGCTGTCTAAAGACGCCGGGGTAACATTCAATACGGTACTCGCGGCCAATGTACCGAATAATGGTTCGGCTATGGTCAGCTTTCCGAATGAGGATATTGCTTCTGCCCGGATTATGGTAAAAGCGGTGAATAATATTTATTATGCTTTAAATTCATCACCTTTTTCGGTAAAGAAATCAACGCTAGCTACTGCCGAGACCAAAACAAAAGCCTTCTCCATCTATCCGAATCCTTCCCATGAAGAAGTGAATATCATTTTGAAAAATGCTCAGAAAGCAGAATATTCTCTTTTTGATGCTTCCGGAAGGCTGGTGAAAAGCGGAAGTTTCAAAGCAGAAACGAAGGTAAGGGTTCATGATCTTACCAATGGAAATTACGTTATCAGCCTTGTCCTTGATAATGGGGATAAAGTCACGGATAAACTGATTATAAAAAAGTAA
- a CDS encoding TonB-dependent siderophore receptor, with protein MNKNFITLGLIVMTSTAYSQMKYAPVTDTVRIQTIEDINLHKTGNPNKAKPLSTKSNLTVMENPQPIAIVTHEIIEQQQARQLSDVIKNVNGIYLTSARGGSQDSFGGRGFTFANDNIFKNGARVNSGVFPEVTSLERVEVLKGANAMLYGNVGPGGIVNLITKKPRFEFGGTLGFSAGSWNAYKPTVDVYGPLSKSIAFRMNGTYEYAESFRDIVQSKKHYFNPSFVFNIGENTQLIVEGDYLQHQFTPDFGIGSVVDGATGISRLATEIDRKQFLGANWQYQTNKQATTDVILNHKFSNSWTLNAVASYQNYTKDYFSTERIQWNYDSSKNNLNPSWKRSVGRTYNEQNYTSLQVNLNGEFKTGKVNHKLLVGTDGDYNQADNYTYAISSGDFGTLYLNNPATWTNEVTMPAADRSYRRRIPTKRFGVYLQDFVELTKSVKLLAGIRYSYLTNGESTDNIFIPGTKIPAVSAETKNHAFSPKVGLVYNPNENLSVFATYTNSFVPNAGFDFYTRGALDPSTVDQYELGIKKNLWNNAIAVNLSVYQINNNNTYTQPINNPTGDTTLRIYAGAVRSRGAELDLTGNPTKNLSLIGGLSYNNAVYTKTPNDGFVEDQRLVRTPAFTANASAFYTFTEFAKGLVIGASAFYTGDRKAGWNDVKGQSQVTRMIDVGGFTTVDLSLGYQWKKLMVQGKLGNLFDVVNYNVHENYSVNPIMPRNVYFTVTYKL; from the coding sequence ATGAATAAAAACTTTATCACATTAGGACTTATCGTGATGACCTCAACGGCATATTCTCAAATGAAATATGCTCCTGTTACGGATACGGTGAGAATTCAGACTATTGAGGATATTAATCTTCACAAAACCGGTAATCCGAACAAGGCCAAGCCACTATCCACAAAATCGAATCTTACGGTCATGGAAAATCCACAGCCGATTGCGATTGTTACCCATGAGATTATTGAGCAGCAACAGGCCAGGCAGCTGAGTGATGTGATAAAAAATGTTAACGGGATTTATCTTACGTCTGCCAGAGGAGGTTCACAGGACAGTTTCGGGGGACGGGGATTCACATTTGCTAATGACAATATCTTCAAGAACGGAGCCAGGGTAAACAGCGGTGTTTTTCCTGAGGTAACCAGCCTTGAAAGAGTTGAAGTATTGAAAGGAGCCAATGCAATGCTGTACGGAAATGTAGGACCTGGCGGAATTGTCAATCTGATTACTAAAAAACCGAGGTTTGAGTTCGGGGGTACACTTGGATTCAGTGCGGGGAGCTGGAATGCATACAAACCTACGGTAGATGTTTACGGTCCTTTGAGCAAAAGCATTGCATTCAGGATGAACGGCACCTATGAATATGCAGAAAGTTTCAGGGATATCGTACAATCTAAGAAACATTATTTTAACCCTTCTTTTGTATTCAACATCGGCGAAAATACACAGCTTATCGTAGAAGGAGACTACCTTCAGCATCAGTTTACGCCGGATTTCGGTATCGGAAGCGTGGTAGATGGAGCAACCGGTATTTCGAGGCTGGCTACAGAGATTGACAGGAAGCAGTTCCTGGGTGCCAACTGGCAATACCAGACCAACAAACAGGCTACTACGGATGTTATCCTCAATCATAAATTCAGTAACAGCTGGACATTGAATGCCGTAGCTTCCTATCAGAACTATACTAAAGATTATTTTTCTACCGAAAGGATCCAATGGAATTATGACTCTTCCAAAAACAACCTCAACCCAAGCTGGAAGAGAAGTGTAGGAAGAACGTACAATGAACAGAATTACACTTCGCTTCAGGTAAACCTCAACGGGGAATTTAAAACCGGAAAAGTAAACCACAAACTTTTGGTAGGTACAGATGGAGACTATAACCAGGCGGACAACTATACCTATGCGATCAGCTCCGGAGATTTCGGTACACTATACCTGAATAATCCTGCAACATGGACTAATGAAGTTACAATGCCTGCTGCTGACAGGTCATACAGAAGAAGAATTCCTACCAAACGCTTCGGGGTTTACCTTCAGGATTTTGTTGAACTGACCAAATCTGTAAAATTACTCGCAGGGATCCGCTATTCTTATCTGACGAATGGAGAATCCACTGATAATATATTTATTCCGGGAACCAAAATTCCTGCCGTCAGCGCTGAAACCAAAAATCATGCATTCTCTCCTAAGGTGGGATTGGTATACAACCCGAATGAGAATCTTTCTGTATTTGCCACCTATACCAACTCATTTGTTCCTAATGCCGGATTTGACTTTTATACCAGAGGAGCCCTTGACCCATCTACCGTAGATCAATATGAACTCGGGATTAAAAAGAACCTCTGGAACAATGCGATTGCTGTAAATCTCTCCGTATACCAGATCAACAACAATAATACCTATACCCAGCCAATTAACAATCCTACGGGAGATACTACCCTCAGGATTTATGCCGGTGCGGTAAGAAGCCGGGGTGCAGAGCTGGACCTTACCGGAAACCCGACCAAAAACCTGTCTTTAATTGGCGGATTATCTTATAATAATGCCGTATACACAAAAACGCCGAATGACGGTTTTGTAGAAGACCAAAGACTGGTAAGAACGCCTGCCTTTACTGCCAATGCTTCAGCTTTCTATACCTTTACCGAGTTTGCGAAAGGGCTGGTCATCGGTGCCAGTGCATTCTATACCGGAGACCGGAAAGCGGGATGGAATGATGTAAAGGGACAGTCACAGGTAACCAGAATGATTGATGTTGGCGGATTTACTACTGTGGATCTAAGCCTTGGATATCAATGGAAAAAATTAATGGTTCAGGGAAAGCTGGGCAACCTGTTTGACGTAGTGAACTATAACGTTCATGAAAATTACTCCGTCAATCCCATCATGCCGAGAAACGTTTATTTCACTGTGACGTATAAGCTCTGA
- a CDS encoding mechanosensitive ion channel family protein, producing MEKSGLGYIDVVYNVLENWYLKFAAITPKLIVGISVFLFFMFASKYLSKIAVKLFHKFFPKSKKESSLVTLISIFRFLIVLMGTFIALEIMGFSGFLWKFIGSLGVAGVIAGVALKDLVSSIFSGMLIGIDKAFKVGDYVIIGSNSGTVSEIGFLTTKIISDDGKKVYIPNQVIFNAPFSNITASPQRKIIFNFDIPADENLAQAQQGILEVIQSLDNIDRNDTAEVIFTDLKQGVFNLQAKFWMAVGANMMQVKSEAYMKIKQRLDADGIHLVTPTSININGGDISTKNQDQ from the coding sequence ATGGAAAAAAGTGGATTAGGTTATATTGATGTCGTTTACAATGTTTTAGAAAACTGGTACCTGAAATTTGCAGCAATAACACCAAAGCTGATCGTAGGGATCTCTGTTTTCTTATTTTTTATGTTTGCCAGTAAATACCTCAGCAAGATTGCGGTAAAACTGTTTCATAAATTCTTTCCTAAAAGCAAAAAAGAAAGTTCACTGGTCACATTGATCAGCATATTCAGGTTTCTGATTGTGCTCATGGGAACGTTTATCGCGCTTGAAATTATGGGATTCAGCGGATTTTTATGGAAATTTATAGGGAGTTTGGGGGTTGCCGGTGTTATCGCAGGGGTTGCGCTTAAAGATCTCGTGTCAAGTATTTTTTCCGGTATGCTTATCGGGATTGACAAAGCATTTAAGGTTGGTGATTATGTTATCATCGGGTCGAATTCCGGAACTGTATCGGAAATTGGTTTCCTTACTACAAAGATCATCAGTGATGACGGTAAGAAAGTATACATTCCCAATCAGGTCATCTTCAATGCTCCGTTTTCCAATATTACGGCTTCCCCTCAGCGAAAAATCATTTTTAATTTTGATATTCCGGCGGATGAGAATCTGGCTCAGGCACAGCAGGGTATCCTGGAAGTTATTCAGAGCCTTGATAATATTGACCGCAATGATACTGCCGAAGTGATTTTCACCGATCTGAAACAGGGCGTCTTCAACCTTCAGGCCAAGTTCTGGATGGCAGTTGGAGCCAATATGATGCAGGTGAAAAGCGAAGCCTATATGAAAATAAAACAACGTCTTGATGCAGACGGCATACATCTCGTTACGCCTACCAGCATTAACATCAACGGCGGAGATATATCGACCAAAAATCAGGACCAATAA